CCGGTGATGGGCGCGACGACGATCGGACGTTCCAGGAACCAGTCCCCGAAAAATCGACGCGAGAAGTACGCAAATCCGGCCAAGCACGCAAGAATAACAGCCGTTCCGATCGACATGATCGGTTCCCCCTTGGACACGGCACAGGCGCTTGCCCAGCGCGGCGGGTACAATACGCCTTCTTACCTGTGACTGTATCCGTACCGTCAGGGGACGGATATAGGACCGCCGTCCGATTTGCCGTCCGGCGGGTGCCGGATGGCACCCGGGCGGGCCGGTGCGTACTGTACAAGGGGAGAATGCCGGTCGGCGCTCGCGGAACATTCCGGAGGCGAAGCCGTGCTCGATACGCAGCGGTTGAACGAGATCGTGAAACTGGACCGCGATGACGTGTTCTCGCTCTCGCTGAACACGGACCCCAGTCTGGTCGAGCATCAGCGTCCGAAGCCCGCCTACCGGGTGTGGACGCACAACGCCGTCCAGCGGCTGGTCCGCCGGCTGGCGCCCGACGTGCGCCGGACCGCGGAACCCGCCGCGCAGCGGATCCTCGCGCATCTGGACGCCATGCCCCAGGAGGGCCGCGGGCTGGCGATTTTCGCCGGCCCGGACCTGTGGCAAGATTACACGCTGCCGTTTCCACTGCCCAACCACCTGACGTACGGAGCGCCGGACACGATCCCGCTGCTCTGGGCGATGCACGAGTACGCGCCGTACGCGGTCGTGCTCGCGTTCCACGACCACGCCCGCGTGCTGGTCGCGTATCTCGGACAGACCACCGCGATCGACGAGATCGATCTCGAGCTGGACACCGAAAAGTGGCGGTTCAAAACCGGCCGGATGGCGACGTCGACCCGTCGCAGCGGTGTCGGCGTCGGCCGCGGCATACAATCCAGCGCGTTCGAGGCACGCGTCCTCGCGCAGTACCACCGGTTTTGGCGCAACGTTGCCGTGGCGGCCGCGCGCACGCTCGCGGCGCGCGGGATTGACCGGGTTATTATCGGCGGAGATCAAGAGGCCGCCGGCGCGGTGTCCGCGGCGCTTCCCCGGCCGCTCCGGGAAACGGTGATCGGCACCGTGGCAATCCGTCCTCACGCTTCGCTCGCCGAGATTCAAGCCCGCACGCTCCCCCTCGCACTGGCGGATCGCCACGCCCGCGACCGCCGGCTCGTCCGATCGGTCGTCCAGGAACGGCGCGTGGGAGGCACGGCGATCGACGGAACAGCGGCAACCCTCGAAGCCCTCGCCGACGGCAACCTCCGCACCGTGGTCGCGAACCGGGACATGCGCGCCACGGCACGGGCGTGCGTGAGTTGCGGCGCCCTCGGCGTGAAACCGGGCCCGTGTGCCGCGTGTAGCGGAGACGTCCGGCGCCTCACGCTGCCGCAGGCGCTTCCGATGCTGACCCGGCAACATGGAGCGGCCCTGGAACTTGTGAGCGCGGACGCCGCTGCCCCGCTCGCCGACGGCATCGGCGGCCTGCTGCGCCATCCGTCCGCCGGCTCGGTGAATCTCCGACGCGGAGCGTAAGCTCTAGCGGTGGCCTGCCGCCAGCGGGACTTCGGGCTGAAATGTGGGGAAGAAGCTCGCGCCCGGCGGCCCCGTGATGCGAACGACCTCTGATCCGTCCGGCTTCATGATGCAGATCTGGTCCTGGCCGTCGCGGTCGGACGTGAAGGCGATCCACCGGCCGTCAGAACTGAAGGCGGGACCGAAGCTGATCCGCGGCCCTTTCGTCAACTGGGTGCGGTGACTGCCGTCCGCGGCGGCAACATAGATTTGCTCATCCCCTCGACCGCCCGCAGAGAAGGCGATGCGGCGGCCGTCGGGACTGAACGTCGGCCCGTGGCGCCCACCCAGCGGCCCGGCAAGTACCCTCTCCCGGGTCCCATCGGCGCGGATCGTCGCGAGCACGCTGCCGCCGTCCCGGACC
This genomic stretch from bacterium harbors:
- a CDS encoding VLRF1 family aeRF1-type release factor; the encoded protein is MLDTQRLNEIVKLDRDDVFSLSLNTDPSLVEHQRPKPAYRVWTHNAVQRLVRRLAPDVRRTAEPAAQRILAHLDAMPQEGRGLAIFAGPDLWQDYTLPFPLPNHLTYGAPDTIPLLWAMHEYAPYAVVLAFHDHARVLVAYLGQTTAIDEIDLELDTEKWRFKTGRMATSTRRSGVGVGRGIQSSAFEARVLAQYHRFWRNVAVAAARTLAARGIDRVIIGGDQEAAGAVSAALPRPLRETVIGTVAIRPHASLAEIQARTLPLALADRHARDRRLVRSVVQERRVGGTAIDGTAATLEALADGNLRTVVANRDMRATARACVSCGALGVKPGPCAACSGDVRRLTLPQALPMLTRQHGAALELVSADAAAPLADGIGGLLRHPSAGSVNLRRGA